From Triticum aestivum cultivar Chinese Spring chromosome 4A, IWGSC CS RefSeq v2.1, whole genome shotgun sequence, a single genomic window includes:
- the LOC123083533 gene encoding uncharacterized protein, whose amino-acid sequence MLEVLRIENCPKLASILVIPIVRDMSIVGVHGTTVNFIFMCIRLGSWPFLVALTMESKEDMAMLLLDAQQIQSERPLEKLEYLALRGPSSLDTRSGLSRSRLMPWKCFRFVETLMIRGCNNLVRWPSDELGCFDRLCVLRIEDCDIQEGDISSSEGTLPLSLEELDISFCKHLVKLPWNLGNLANRISLYVGSCSALKALPDGMCGLTSLRELMI is encoded by the coding sequence ATGCTTGAAGTGCTAAGGATAGAAAATTGCCCCAAGCTTGCAAGTATTCTAGTGATCCCCATTGTCAGGGATATGAGTATAGTTGGAGTTCACGGTACAACAGTCAATTTCATTTTTATGTGCATCCGTTTGGGCTCTTGGCCATTTCTCGTAGCTTTAACTATGGAGTCTAAGGAAGACATGGCCATGTTGCTTCTAGACGCCCAGCAAATCCAAAGTGAAAGACCTCTTGAAAAACTAGAGTATTTGGCTCTGCGAGGTCCTAGCAGCTTGGACACAAGGTCTGGATTGTCTAGATCACGCCTTATGCCTTGGAAATGCTTTCGGTTTGTGGAAACGTTGATGATTCGCGGGTGCAACAATCTTGTTCGTTGGCCATCAGACGAGCTCGGGTGCTTTGATCGCCTCTGCGTTTTGCGTATTGAAGATTGTGACATCCAGGAGGGGGACATTTCATCGTCTGAGGGGACACTTCCGCTGTCCCTGGAGGAATTGGATATTTCGTTCTGCAAACATCTGGTCAAGTTGCCTTGGAACCTTGGAAATCTGGCCAACCGGATAAGTCTCTATGTGGGTTCGTGTAGTGCCCTGAAAGCGCTGCCTGATGGGATGTGTGGCCTCACTTCTCTTAGGGAATTGATGATATGA